Proteins from a single region of Chryseobacterium sp. T16E-39:
- a CDS encoding CDP-alcohol phosphatidyltransferase family protein codes for MKKLPYLLILIRFLIAPTVLLLSYFKNEDSRNLILILMYIGLLTDIFDGIIARKTGVSSEKLRRLDSQTDLVFWLSLGFSSYLLNPELIKKEWTGILLIFIMEALCYIVSIWKFGKETCTHAFLAKMWGLSLLIAFTYLIGFQETGWAFYLTVVLGLISHVDVILIVLLLPKWQYDVPSSYHAWKIRMGKQRKKTIFFN; via the coding sequence ATGAAAAAGTTACCTTATTTATTAATTTTAATCAGATTTTTAATTGCTCCAACTGTTTTGTTATTAAGCTATTTTAAAAATGAAGATTCCAGGAATTTAATTTTAATCCTCATGTATATAGGATTATTGACTGATATTTTTGATGGAATTATTGCCCGGAAAACCGGAGTTTCATCAGAAAAGTTAAGACGATTGGACAGTCAGACTGATTTGGTTTTCTGGCTTTCATTAGGTTTTTCTTCTTACCTATTAAACCCTGAATTGATCAAAAAAGAGTGGACGGGTATTCTTCTTATCTTCATTATGGAGGCTCTGTGCTATATAGTGAGCATCTGGAAGTTCGGAAAAGAAACCTGTACCCATGCTTTTTTAGCAAAAATGTGGGGATTAAGCCTACTGATTGCCTTTACTTATCTGATTGGATTTCAGGAAACAGGCTGGGCCTTTTATCTTACGGTTGTTTTAGGACTTATTTCCCATGTAGATGTTATTCTGATCGTTTTATTGCTTCCAAAATGGCAGTATGATGTCCCAAGCTCATACCATGCCTGGAAAATTAGGATGGGAAAACAACGTAAAAAGACAATTTTCTTTAATTAA
- a CDS encoding 30S ribosomal protein S16: MSVKIRLQRHGKKGKPFFHIVVADARARRDGRFIEKLGTYNPITNPATIDLNVDSAVKWLNNGAQPTDTARAILSYKGVLYKRHLQGGVAKGAFDEAEAEKRFAAWVDSKEQKVQGKVEGLSKAQADAKKAALEAEVKVNEARLAAAAQAEADAKAAEEAANAPVAEEVVAEETTEGEAPAAETEENTEA, from the coding sequence ATGTCAGTAAAAATCAGATTACAAAGACACGGTAAAAAAGGAAAACCTTTTTTCCACATCGTGGTTGCAGATGCTAGAGCTAGAAGAGACGGTAGATTCATCGAAAAACTAGGTACTTACAACCCAATTACTAACCCTGCAACTATTGATTTGAACGTTGATTCTGCTGTAAAGTGGTTAAACAACGGTGCTCAACCAACTGATACTGCAAGAGCGATCCTTTCTTACAAAGGAGTACTTTACAAAAGACACTTACAAGGTGGTGTTGCTAAAGGAGCTTTTGATGAGGCTGAAGCTGAAAAAAGATTTGCTGCTTGGGTAGATTCTAAAGAACAAAAAGTACAAGGAAAAGTAGAAGGTTTATCTAAAGCTCAGGCTGATGCTAAAAAAGCTGCTTTAGAAGCTGAAGTTAAAGTAAACGAAGCTAGACTTGCTGCTGCTGCACAAGCTGAAGCGGATGCTAAAGCTGCTGAAGAAGCTGCTAACGCACCAGTTGCTGAAGAAGTTGTTGCTGAGGAAACTACAGAAGGAGAAGCTCCTGCTGCTGAAACTGAAGAAAACACTGAAGCTTAA
- the rpoN gene encoding RNA polymerase factor sigma-54, whose product MLKQHLQLKLGQKLAPQQIQLMKLIQLHTLEFEEELERELEENPALEIAKEESKEDDYASLEDSYENEGNESIETDFDVNEYIYDDEPSYKTASSNYSADDEEFDNESLLTEGQSLYDYLLEQIHLANINPEDIKIAEYIIGNLDTDGYLRREIKSIVDDLAFSQGIYTTIEKAEDILENYVQKLDPAGVGARGLQECLLLQIEKKVSSDKAVSLAANILRHQFDALTNKHYNKIIQKYDIEEEDLKDALEEISKLSPKVGGNFDTQTITINQEIIPDFVIQVKDGVVIPMLNSKNAPTLRVSEEYKDILTTYSHDKNSSEHKQAALFIKQKLDAAKWYIDAINQRQNTLLQTITAIVKFQKEYFITGDEKSLKPMILKDIADITGFDISTISRVVKSKYADTPNGIVYLKDLFSDSLTNDDGEEVSTKEIKTHLMEVISKENKRKPLTDDALVVILKEQGYNIARRTIAKYREQLNIPVARLRKEL is encoded by the coding sequence ATGCTTAAACAACACTTACAACTCAAGTTAGGGCAAAAGTTGGCTCCGCAACAGATTCAATTGATGAAGCTGATTCAACTTCATACTTTGGAATTTGAAGAGGAACTGGAGAGAGAGTTAGAAGAAAACCCTGCCTTGGAAATTGCAAAAGAAGAATCTAAAGAAGATGATTATGCGTCTCTTGAGGATTCCTATGAGAATGAAGGAAATGAAAGCATTGAAACGGATTTTGATGTGAATGAATATATCTATGATGATGAACCGAGCTATAAAACAGCTTCCAGTAATTATTCAGCTGATGATGAGGAATTTGATAATGAAAGTTTACTGACGGAAGGTCAGTCTTTATATGATTATCTATTAGAACAAATCCACTTAGCTAATATTAATCCTGAGGATATAAAAATTGCCGAATATATTATTGGAAACCTTGATACGGATGGCTATCTGAGAAGAGAGATCAAATCGATTGTTGATGATCTTGCCTTTTCACAGGGAATTTATACAACAATAGAAAAGGCTGAAGATATTTTAGAAAATTACGTTCAGAAACTGGATCCCGCAGGAGTTGGTGCAAGAGGTCTGCAGGAATGCCTTCTTTTACAAATAGAAAAGAAAGTAAGTTCAGACAAAGCAGTTTCTTTGGCTGCCAATATCCTGAGACATCAGTTTGATGCTCTTACCAATAAACATTATAATAAGATCATTCAGAAATATGATATCGAAGAAGAAGACCTTAAGGATGCTTTGGAAGAGATTTCCAAATTATCCCCAAAAGTTGGAGGAAACTTTGATACACAGACGATAACGATCAATCAGGAGATTATTCCGGATTTTGTAATTCAGGTGAAAGATGGGGTAGTTATTCCAATGCTTAACAGTAAAAATGCTCCGACTTTAAGGGTTTCTGAAGAATATAAAGATATTTTAACCACTTATTCCCACGATAAGAATTCTTCTGAACATAAACAGGCGGCATTATTTATCAAGCAAAAGTTAGATGCTGCAAAATGGTATATCGATGCGATTAACCAGCGTCAGAATACACTATTGCAAACCATCACTGCTATTGTTAAATTCCAGAAAGAATACTTTATCACAGGTGATGAAAAATCTTTAAAACCTATGATCTTGAAAGATATCGCTGATATCACCGGTTTTGATATTTCTACTATTTCAAGAGTGGTAAAAAGTAAATATGCAGATACACCCAACGGGATTGTATACCTTAAAGACCTGTTCTCTGATAGTTTGACCAATGATGATGGAGAAGAGGTATCTACCAAAGAGATTAAAACCCACCTTATGGAGGTGATCAGCAAGGAGAACAAAAGGAAGCCACTTACAGATGATGCTTTAGTGGTAATCTTAAAAGAACAGGGATATAACATAGCCCGAAGAACCATTGCAAAGTACAGGGAACAGCTTAATATACCTGTTGCGAGATTGAGAAAAGAACTTTAA
- the asnS gene encoding asparagine--tRNA ligase has translation MKKQTIKEILQDYKKVLHHDITVYGWVKSFRANRFIALNDGSTINNLQIVVDFENFDKEIINKISTASSLKVVGEVVESQGAGQTVEIIAKKIIILGDNFTEELQNTILQPKKHSLEKLREQAHLRFRTNLFGSVFRIRHAVTFAIHSFFTKNQFFNIHTPIITGADAEGAGEMFGVTSFDLNKIPRTEDGEVDYSQDFFGKQTNLTVSGQLEGETAAMGLGRIYTFGPTFRAENSNTTRHLAEFWMVEPEVAFNNLEDNIDLAEDFLKYVIQYVLDNCKDDLEFLDKRFVEEQKSKPEKERAKEGLIEKLQNVVAKRFMRVSYTEAIEILLNSKENKKGKFQFPIENWGADLQSEHERFLVEKHFESPVVLFDYPKDIKAFYMRLNDDNKTVRAMDVLFPGIGEIIGGSEREERIDVLRAKMKEMHVEEEELWWYMDTRKFGSVPHAGFGLGLERLILFVTGMTNIRDVIPFPRTPKSAEF, from the coding sequence ATGAAAAAGCAGACAATTAAAGAAATCCTACAGGATTACAAGAAAGTACTACATCATGACATTACAGTTTACGGTTGGGTAAAATCTTTCCGTGCAAATCGCTTTATAGCACTTAATGATGGGTCTACAATTAATAATTTGCAAATAGTTGTTGATTTCGAAAATTTTGATAAAGAGATTATCAATAAAATAAGTACGGCTTCTTCTCTTAAAGTAGTAGGGGAAGTGGTGGAAAGTCAGGGAGCAGGGCAAACTGTTGAAATTATCGCTAAAAAGATCATTATTTTAGGGGATAACTTTACGGAAGAATTACAAAATACCATTCTTCAGCCGAAGAAGCACAGTTTAGAAAAACTTCGTGAGCAGGCACATTTAAGATTCAGAACCAACTTATTTGGATCTGTGTTCAGAATACGCCATGCAGTAACCTTTGCTATTCATTCATTCTTTACCAAGAACCAGTTTTTCAACATTCACACCCCGATAATTACAGGTGCAGATGCAGAAGGAGCAGGAGAGATGTTTGGAGTGACCAGTTTTGATCTCAATAAGATCCCAAGAACTGAGGATGGTGAAGTTGATTACAGCCAGGACTTCTTTGGTAAACAAACGAACCTTACGGTTTCAGGTCAGCTGGAGGGAGAAACTGCAGCAATGGGATTGGGAAGAATTTATACATTTGGACCGACTTTCCGTGCTGAAAACTCCAATACGACCCGTCACCTTGCAGAATTCTGGATGGTAGAGCCTGAAGTTGCATTCAACAACCTTGAAGATAACATCGATCTTGCGGAAGATTTTCTAAAGTATGTGATCCAGTATGTATTGGATAACTGTAAAGATGATCTTGAGTTTTTGGATAAGAGATTTGTTGAAGAGCAAAAATCTAAACCTGAAAAAGAAAGAGCAAAAGAGGGTCTTATAGAAAAATTGCAAAATGTGGTGGCTAAACGTTTTATGCGTGTAAGCTATACGGAAGCTATTGAGATCTTATTGAACTCTAAAGAGAATAAAAAAGGCAAATTCCAGTTTCCAATCGAGAATTGGGGAGCTGATCTTCAGTCTGAGCACGAAAGATTCCTTGTAGAGAAGCATTTTGAAAGTCCGGTAGTTTTATTTGACTATCCAAAAGATATCAAGGCATTCTATATGCGTTTGAATGATGATAATAAAACGGTAAGAGCAATGGACGTTCTTTTCCCAGGAATTGGTGAAATTATCGGAGGTTCTGAAAGAGAAGAACGAATAGATGTTCTAAGAGCTAAAATGAAAGAAATGCACGTTGAAGAGGAGGAGCTTTGGTGGTATATGGATACAAGAAAATTCGGTTCAGTACCTCATGCCGGTTTCGGGCTGGGCTTGGAAAGACTTATACTTTTCGTAACGGGAATGACCAACATCAGGGATGTAATTCCTTTCCCAAGGACACCTAAAAGTGCCGAATTCTAG
- a CDS encoding AMP-binding protein, with product MALSYVSGASNIPLLGETIGQNLKHTTEKYPDHEALVSVQQNYRATYKELFDQTTAVAKALIRLGAKSGDRIGIWSANRYEWVLLQYATARIGTILVNINPAYRTHELTYVLNQSEVRFIFSSLSFKTSNYKEMVEYAKEVCPMLNEAIFFDDNWEAFLKNGISVSDEILQDFENNIEFDDPVNIQYTSGTTGFPKGVTLSHHNILNNGYFIGIRLRYTEKDRVCIPVPFYHCFGMVIGNICCIAHGACIVIPNDSFDPDITLKVVSDEKCTSLYGVPTMFIAELAVKNFDSYDFSNLRTGVMAGSVCPPEIMKKVESLMNIKEMSICYGMTETSPVSTQTLIGTPLEKQVSTVGTVQDHLEVKIISENGKVVERGEHGELCTRGYSVMLKYWNDPENTQKVLDDARWMHTGDLAVMDHEGYITISGRIKDLIIRGGENISPKEIEDFLYTYPNILDVQIIGVPSEKFGEEVMAWVKIRPGSIVSEEELLNYCRTKIAHYKIPKYWKFVEEFPMTISGKIRKVEMREISIRELKLDPLKNN from the coding sequence CAATTGGCCAGAATTTAAAACATACTACTGAAAAATATCCGGATCATGAGGCATTGGTTTCTGTTCAGCAGAACTATCGGGCAACCTATAAAGAATTGTTTGATCAAACAACCGCCGTCGCCAAAGCACTTATCCGTTTGGGAGCAAAATCAGGAGATCGGATTGGAATATGGTCCGCCAACAGATACGAATGGGTACTTTTACAATATGCTACCGCAAGGATAGGCACTATTTTAGTCAATATTAATCCGGCCTACAGAACGCATGAACTTACCTATGTATTGAACCAGTCGGAAGTTCGTTTTATATTTTCTTCTTTGTCGTTTAAAACCAGTAACTACAAAGAAATGGTGGAGTATGCCAAAGAAGTATGCCCAATGCTGAATGAAGCCATTTTCTTCGACGACAACTGGGAAGCATTTTTAAAAAATGGCATCTCTGTTTCCGATGAAATCTTACAGGATTTTGAGAACAACATTGAATTTGATGATCCTGTAAATATTCAATATACCTCCGGGACAACAGGATTCCCAAAAGGAGTTACGCTTTCCCACCATAATATTTTAAACAATGGTTATTTCATTGGAATACGATTACGATACACAGAAAAAGATCGTGTATGTATTCCCGTTCCCTTTTATCACTGCTTTGGAATGGTCATCGGAAATATTTGCTGTATCGCTCATGGTGCGTGCATTGTAATTCCTAACGACAGCTTCGATCCGGATATTACACTAAAAGTAGTTTCTGATGAAAAATGCACCTCTTTATACGGGGTTCCTACTATGTTTATAGCAGAATTGGCTGTGAAAAACTTTGATAGCTATGACTTTTCAAACTTAAGAACCGGGGTTATGGCTGGATCTGTATGCCCACCCGAAATTATGAAAAAAGTTGAAAGCCTCATGAATATTAAAGAGATGAGCATCTGTTATGGAATGACGGAAACTTCCCCGGTTTCTACCCAGACTCTGATTGGAACACCTTTAGAAAAGCAGGTAAGTACTGTTGGAACTGTCCAGGATCACCTTGAAGTAAAAATTATCAGTGAGAATGGTAAGGTTGTAGAGCGTGGAGAGCATGGGGAGCTTTGTACCAGGGGATATTCGGTTATGCTAAAATACTGGAATGATCCTGAAAACACACAAAAAGTACTGGATGATGCACGCTGGATGCATACAGGTGATCTGGCCGTAATGGATCATGAAGGCTACATTACCATTTCCGGGAGGATTAAAGACCTTATTATTCGGGGTGGTGAGAATATCTCTCCTAAAGAGATTGAAGACTTTCTATACACTTATCCTAACATTCTCGATGTCCAAATAATTGGTGTTCCAAGTGAAAAATTTGGAGAAGAAGTAATGGCCTGGGTTAAAATAAGACCTGGATCTATAGTATCTGAAGAAGAACTACTCAATTACTGCAGGACAAAGATTGCCCATTATAAAATTCCAAAATACTGGAAATTTGTTGAGGAATTTCCAATGACAATTTCTGGAAAAATAAGAAAAGTTGAAATGCGTGAAATTTCTATAAGAGAATTAAAGCTCGATCCATTAAAGAATAACTAG
- the rimM gene encoding ribosome maturation factor RimM (Essential for efficient processing of 16S rRNA), which yields MRKEDCYFLGKITRRHGLAGNVILKLDTDQPKLYNKLESIFVEINGLLVPFFIEKSSWSKSDALNIAFKNSSEALVDQSLGKSVYLPLATLPKLSGKQFYYHEVVGFNVFDEHDSDCGVIRSINDQTAQTYFVTNLDGKEVVIPIIKDWILEVNREERFIKMQLPEGLIDVFLVPSKKDE from the coding sequence ATGCGTAAAGAAGATTGCTATTTTTTAGGAAAAATCACACGCAGACATGGCCTTGCGGGAAACGTTATCCTTAAATTGGATACCGATCAACCCAAACTTTACAATAAACTGGAATCAATATTCGTTGAAATCAACGGATTATTGGTTCCTTTTTTTATTGAAAAATCATCATGGAGCAAATCAGACGCACTGAATATAGCGTTCAAAAATTCTTCTGAAGCATTGGTAGATCAATCTTTAGGAAAAAGTGTGTATTTGCCGCTTGCTACTTTACCCAAGCTTTCCGGAAAACAGTTTTACTATCATGAGGTGGTGGGTTTTAATGTTTTTGATGAACATGACAGCGATTGTGGTGTTATCCGTTCTATCAATGATCAGACTGCCCAAACCTACTTTGTGACGAATCTGGATGGAAAAGAGGTAGTCATTCCAATTATTAAAGACTGGATCCTTGAAGTGAACCGAGAAGAAAGGTTCATTAAAATGCAATTGCCGGAAGGTCTTATTGATGTCTTTTTAGTTCCTTCTAAAAAAGACGAGTAG
- a CDS encoding helix-turn-helix domain-containing protein, protein MNTLRNGEFFGQTNEIMELNGLTFTDTEYTHPYVDWHYHENAYFTFLLQGNVTEGNRKEIYDCSPGTLLYHCWEDSHYNIKPDVFTRGFHIEISKDWFTDHQILQNNREGSFNIKNPATKLLTYQIFKETKLNDVNTELSVHQLLLHIFSQFNQQNKNPEKNPVWVRQIEELLHESITEKLDLTGIAKILNIHPMHLSRDFHKYFHCNLGDYIRKLKVNRSLKLIHNNNESLTHIALECGFTDQSHFIRCFKENMGITPLKYRNLLVK, encoded by the coding sequence ATGAATACACTTCGTAATGGTGAATTTTTTGGCCAAACCAATGAGATCATGGAGCTTAATGGTCTAACCTTTACGGATACTGAGTATACGCACCCTTATGTTGACTGGCATTATCATGAAAATGCCTATTTTACTTTTCTTCTACAAGGGAATGTGACAGAAGGAAATAGAAAAGAAATTTATGATTGTTCGCCAGGAACCCTTTTATATCATTGTTGGGAAGATTCACATTACAATATAAAACCCGATGTTTTTACCCGTGGATTTCATATAGAAATTTCGAAGGATTGGTTTACAGATCATCAGATTTTGCAAAATAACAGAGAAGGAAGTTTCAATATTAAAAATCCTGCGACAAAACTGCTTACCTATCAGATCTTTAAAGAAACAAAATTAAATGATGTAAATACAGAACTATCTGTCCATCAACTGTTGTTGCATATTTTCAGTCAATTCAATCAGCAAAATAAAAATCCGGAAAAAAATCCTGTTTGGGTGCGCCAGATTGAAGAACTTCTCCATGAAAGTATTACTGAAAAACTCGATCTTACAGGAATTGCCAAAATTTTAAATATCCATCCCATGCATCTTAGCAGGGATTTCCATAAGTACTTCCACTGTAATTTGGGTGATTATATCCGCAAATTGAAAGTCAACAGATCTCTTAAACTTATTCATAACAATAATGAATCTTTAACACATATTGCACTCGAGTGTGGTTTTACAGATCAAAGTCATTTCATTCGTTGTTTTAAAGAAAATATGGGAATTACTCCTTTAAAATACAGAAACTTATTAGTTAAATAA
- a CDS encoding LA_2272 family surface repeat-containing protein: MRTIIFLMISAFTGSILYAQDSIAVLETKTRVIAFTPLKKNIKEVDGIAIGIGDAFDEHKGNVRKINGINFEPNPVGILIWMLFDPSKLTNSAPHLVVNGLNISGAGYGRNIMHNGISISLYNYGHTMKGLSIAGLSTDIDKGNGIMISGMGVSSAELNGVSISVFNDANQLKGIQIGIYNKAREAKGAQIGLFNKSHKIKGLQIGFWNKNGKRSLPFVNF; encoded by the coding sequence ATGAGAACAATAATTTTTTTAATGATCAGTGCTTTTACCGGGAGTATTTTATACGCTCAGGATAGCATTGCAGTTTTGGAAACTAAAACGAGAGTGATTGCATTTACCCCTTTGAAAAAAAATATAAAAGAAGTGGATGGAATCGCTATCGGAATTGGGGATGCTTTTGATGAGCATAAAGGGAATGTAAGAAAGATCAACGGAATTAATTTTGAACCAAACCCTGTTGGTATTTTGATCTGGATGCTTTTTGATCCTTCAAAATTAACGAATAGTGCACCACATCTTGTCGTGAATGGACTCAATATTTCCGGTGCAGGATATGGAAGGAATATCATGCATAATGGAATTAGTATTTCATTATACAATTATGGACATACCATGAAAGGTCTTTCCATTGCTGGTTTGTCCACCGATATTGATAAAGGAAATGGGATTATGATCTCCGGAATGGGGGTAAGTAGTGCAGAGTTGAATGGAGTGAGTATATCTGTTTTCAATGATGCTAATCAATTGAAGGGAATACAGATCGGAATTTATAATAAAGCTCGTGAGGCTAAAGGTGCGCAAATCGGTTTGTTTAACAAATCCCATAAAATCAAAGGATTGCAAATCGGGTTCTGGAATAAGAATGGTAAACGGAGTCTGCCATTTGTTAACTTTTAA
- a CDS encoding transcriptional regulator, producing the protein MHQEALLKEIRRKIGDRSLNDEIANILNISYDAAHRRTSLKAKFSFEEALELAKHYQISLDQFLGTENQLVVKRTQPVRTTEDLLNYFESSLKILDVFHNITHSQVFYSAKDIPFFYTISDSILSRFKFYVWMNLLNQDQFLSPFNEFKMQYHTPKNELLIELYEKQNVTEIWNDTTIMSVLRQISFYFEIGLLKKEEAVLILEDLKKLLENLENKTLYQSNFQIFANDLVILNNSILFKNDQQCSFFVPFSMFGYMMTNDKVTCQDSLSYFEHQIKNSRSLNTSGNRDRKMFFNTMYQQIDHLKEKL; encoded by the coding sequence ATGCATCAGGAAGCATTATTAAAAGAGATCCGCAGGAAAATTGGCGACAGGTCTTTGAACGATGAGATTGCCAATATTCTCAATATAAGCTATGATGCTGCACACAGACGCACTTCGCTTAAGGCTAAATTTAGTTTTGAAGAGGCACTGGAACTCGCAAAACATTATCAGATTTCTCTGGATCAGTTTCTGGGAACAGAAAATCAGCTAGTAGTTAAAAGGACACAGCCGGTAAGAACGACTGAAGATCTCTTAAACTATTTTGAAAGCTCACTTAAGATCCTTGATGTTTTCCACAATATCACCCATTCACAGGTTTTCTATTCTGCAAAAGACATCCCCTTTTTCTATACCATTTCGGATTCTATTTTATCCCGTTTTAAATTTTATGTATGGATGAATTTATTAAATCAGGATCAGTTTTTAAGTCCATTTAATGAGTTCAAAATGCAATATCATACGCCAAAAAATGAGCTGCTTATTGAGTTATACGAAAAACAAAATGTCACAGAGATATGGAATGACACGACGATAATGAGTGTCTTAAGGCAAATTTCATTTTACTTTGAAATTGGGTTGTTAAAAAAGGAAGAAGCGGTTTTGATTCTGGAAGACTTAAAAAAATTATTAGAAAATCTGGAAAACAAAACACTTTATCAATCTAATTTTCAAATATTTGCAAATGATTTAGTAATTTTAAACAATAGTATTCTGTTTAAGAATGACCAGCAATGTTCTTTTTTTGTTCCGTTCAGTATGTTCGGTTACATGATGACCAATGATAAGGTGACTTGCCAGGATTCATTAAGCTATTTTGAGCATCAGATTAAAAATTCCAGATCGTTGAATACCTCTGGAAACCGGGACCGGAAAATGTTCTTTAATACCATGTATCAGCAGATTGATCATTTAAAAGAAAAATTATAA
- a CDS encoding serine hydrolase domain-containing protein yields MKTLYLLVLFLSFNFTSGQVKNVVTPDKIENSLQKNNLHKVIFLNKTIPLENLKESDIIKNMTFAEDKDLDIRLFMDNSLINYLHQLDTSLPPNELLKNGNFQFSFYVDKKLIYVENLNPGAGTEESKKLKTTFRVPLLSSTNEDSWGRYLWMRFYLKNNGIDALQSGSHVLSIEVKPYLKGVTLKTGPVIAKGEINLSIEQKNISEQELAVQPIKPNSGWATSNEKYDTEKIRTLNRKIAENRFRDITSIIIVKNGKLLLEEYFSKSGRDSLQDTRSVGKSFSSALMGIAIKEGYIKNENQKISEFYDLRKFKEYSPKKDSVTLKSLLTMSSGFNGNDDDPDSPGNEENMYPLDNWMKFVLDLPMTENKIGKYWAYFTAGVVVTGDILDQSAPKGLENYADKKLFQPLGIKNYKWQYTPQHKISMAGGLRMRSLDFAKFGQLYQNNGTFNGNTIIDKNWIKKSFTNYFAENKEFEGYGYLFWRKIYKAGDKNFEAYQCSGNGGNKIIIFKEIPLVIVITAKAYNRSYAHSQVEKMVQEYLLPAVLNDK; encoded by the coding sequence ATGAAAACACTTTATCTATTGGTTTTATTCCTTTCATTTAATTTTACATCAGGGCAAGTTAAGAATGTGGTGACCCCAGATAAAATTGAAAATTCTCTGCAAAAAAACAACCTTCATAAGGTCATCTTTCTGAATAAAACAATTCCTTTGGAAAATCTGAAAGAGTCGGACATCATTAAAAACATGACTTTCGCTGAAGATAAAGATCTCGATATAAGGCTTTTCATGGATAATTCGCTGATTAACTACTTGCATCAACTGGATACTTCTTTGCCCCCTAATGAATTATTGAAAAATGGGAATTTTCAGTTTTCTTTTTACGTAGATAAAAAACTGATCTATGTGGAAAACCTAAATCCCGGAGCAGGAACAGAGGAAAGTAAAAAGCTAAAAACAACTTTTAGGGTTCCTCTATTAAGTTCTACCAATGAAGATTCATGGGGCAGATATTTATGGATGCGCTTTTATTTAAAAAATAATGGAATTGATGCGTTGCAATCCGGAAGCCATGTATTAAGTATAGAAGTCAAACCTTACTTAAAAGGCGTTACACTAAAAACAGGACCTGTTATTGCAAAAGGTGAAATAAACCTTAGTATAGAACAAAAAAATATCTCTGAGCAGGAATTGGCTGTTCAGCCCATAAAACCCAATAGTGGCTGGGCGACATCAAATGAAAAGTATGATACAGAAAAAATCAGAACGCTCAATAGAAAGATTGCCGAAAACAGATTCAGGGATATAACCAGTATTATTATTGTGAAAAATGGAAAACTTCTTTTAGAAGAATATTTCAGTAAATCCGGTAGAGATAGTCTGCAAGATACACGTTCTGTGGGAAAATCATTTTCCTCAGCATTAATGGGAATCGCCATAAAGGAGGGCTACATCAAGAATGAAAATCAAAAAATCAGTGAATTTTATGATCTCCGGAAATTTAAAGAGTATTCTCCAAAAAAAGACAGCGTAACATTAAAAAGCCTTTTAACTATGAGTTCTGGATTTAATGGCAATGACGATGATCCTGATTCTCCCGGAAATGAGGAAAATATGTACCCTCTGGATAACTGGATGAAATTTGTTCTTGATTTACCGATGACAGAAAATAAAATTGGTAAATATTGGGCTTATTTCACTGCGGGAGTTGTTGTTACCGGAGATATTCTGGATCAATCTGCTCCCAAAGGATTAGAAAATTATGCTGACAAAAAGCTTTTCCAGCCACTGGGCATTAAAAATTACAAATGGCAGTATACTCCACAACATAAGATTTCAATGGCCGGAGGATTAAGAATGCGTTCATTAGATTTTGCGAAATTTGGACAATTATATCAGAACAACGGCACATTTAATGGAAACACCATTATCGATAAAAACTGGATTAAAAAATCTTTCACCAATTATTTTGCTGAAAACAAAGAATTTGAAGGGTACGGATATCTGTTCTGGAGAAAAATTTATAAAGCAGGTGATAAAAATTTTGAAGCCTATCAATGTAGCGGAAATGGAGGTAATAAGATTATTATCTTTAAAGAAATCCCTTTGGTCATTGTGATTACAGCAAAAGCGTATAACAGATCATATGCCCATTCACAAGTTGAAAAGATGGTTCAGGAATATTTATTACCCGCGGTACTTAATGATAAGTAA